In Anaerostipes hadrus ATCC 29173 = JCM 17467, a single genomic region encodes these proteins:
- the gatB gene encoding PTS galactitol transporter subunit IIB → MKKKVIVACGGAVATSTIAANAIVELAKENNIDIEIAQVRISEIASNLPADLIVTTSKVKRDFGVPLITGMPFVSGLGVDKTKAKILEVLNK, encoded by the coding sequence ATGAAGAAGAAAGTAATCGTAGCATGTGGAGGAGCAGTCGCAACATCAACAATCGCAGCAAACGCAATCGTAGAATTAGCAAAAGAAAATAACATTGATATCGAAATCGCACAGGTAAGAATTTCAGAGATCGCATCTAATCTTCCAGCAGATCTGATCGTGACAACATCAAAGGTAAAAAGAGACTTTGGAGTACCTCTTATTACAGGAATGCCATTTGTATCAGGATTAGGTGTAGATAAGACAAAAGCTAAGATTCTTGAAGTATTAAATAAGTAA
- a CDS encoding PTS sugar transporter subunit IIA: MVWEKLKEELIIPGLEAKSSDDIFEALGGKLVKQGYCKESYVQALKDREAEFPTGINTGEKGVAIPHTDVSHVNKKGIAIATLKQPVEFVEMGTDDEYVNAQVIFMLAVDEKGHLELLQAILAVLQDQEVLKKLIKAKDAKEIIEIIKEKENI, from the coding sequence ATGGTTTGGGAAAAGCTGAAGGAAGAACTGATCATACCGGGACTCGAAGCAAAATCAAGCGATGACATTTTTGAAGCACTCGGAGGAAAACTTGTAAAACAAGGGTATTGCAAAGAAAGTTATGTGCAGGCTTTAAAAGATCGTGAAGCTGAATTTCCAACAGGAATCAATACAGGAGAAAAAGGAGTCGCAATTCCACATACAGACGTAAGCCATGTAAACAAAAAAGGAATTGCAATCGCAACATTAAAACAACCAGTCGAATTTGTAGAGATGGGAACGGATGATGAATATGTAAATGCACAAGTCATTTTCATGCTGGCAGTTGATGAGAAAGGACATCTTGAATTATTACAGGCAATCTTGGCAGTCCTTCAGGATCAGGAAGTATTAAAGAAATTAATCAAAGCAAAAGACGCAAAAGAAATCATCGAAATCATCAAAGAAAAGGAGAATATATAA